Sequence from the Gracilinanus agilis isolate LMUSP501 chromosome 6, AgileGrace, whole genome shotgun sequence genome:
aatacttgaagacaactagaATGAACCTCCTCTTCTCCAAGGTAAACATTCCTACTTTTTTCTATGTGgcatgaattcaagtcaccttACCATTCTAATTAATTTCTTCTGGATATACTCAAATTCACCAGttatcttcctaaaatatggtacccATGTGATTGATATTCAAGATGTCAGAAGACCAAGGAGGAGTGCAGTGGTTTATCCCTGGAAATTATCCTTCTCAATGTAGTCCAGGACTGCATTCAAGTTTTTGGTGGCTATATGACACTGTTGACTCATGGACTTGCAGTCTGCCATgatcctcagatctttttcatataGCCTTCTGTCTGAGGACTCCTCCCTAGCTTTCTTTATGAAGCTTTTTTTTAACTGAAGCTTTCAACTTTACATTTAATCCTATTATATTCCATCTTGTTAACTTCTGCTCAATGTTCTAGCCTATCAAGATATAGGTTTTTGTATCAGCAGTAAAATACAGACCAAACATCTTAGTTTAAGTGGTTAAACCTCACATAGAGGTATAAGAAAAATGCCAAATTGTGAACTTCTGGACTCTTCTTCTAATCTATGTACATTAGTTTGCTTTTAACCCTAATGGAAGTGTTCAGAATAGAATTTCAGCCATTTGATGGCTCCAACTAGCCAAGAAATgtgattctcttccttccctctagaGGAAAAACATATCAATTATGTATACTATCTATAATGTCTGTTTGGAGGGGCATTTTGCAAAGGCTTTGGATGAAAGTTTCTACAATCATACTTGGCCCCTAGAAGACTGCTGGGGTTTCTGAGGTGGCTAACTTCTAACTGACTTCATTGGTTAGTCATTAATTTGACTGGTTTGATCCTCTGAACCTGTGCTCATTCCATCAACACTTAAAACTTCAAAGACCATCAGGTGTCCCGTCTCTTAATTTAACACAGCTGTGGCTCCCATCCCTAAGGTTCCACTTAAAAGAAGTCACCATAACAGATGTAAGATGGCATTTCTATGTTCAGCTTCATGCTGGGATAATGACAGAGTTTCTACATAAATTCATTGGTGCTCCATAGGGAAATAGTCATCAGGAATTCTCAAGAGAGAACTAGCTTTCAGAGAATCAGTTTGGTTCAGTTTGAAGACAAGTCCATAATTACCTATAAAAGTAATATATTTAGAGTTGTATTGATCATCTGGCTCCTTTCAGACTGGGCTACTCTAaaagcttcttctctgctctcaaTTCTCTCCAATCAGCATTCCACAAATGTACATTCTAAAGAAATTTGCTTGTCAGCTCTCTGTCTGGCATACCtgcccctctcctctcttcttctctgacTCCTTCTCATTCTTTAAATCTAGCTGCAAAGCCCTTCCCCTCCCTTATGACTGACCAACTCTGAGCTCTCCCTTCTCTAAGTATCTATAAATTTACTGTCCATTTCATTGATTTGGCatttatgtataataaatactaactttttttttcatttctgtctttaagCTCCTTACAGATAAGGGCTTTGTCTTGTTCATTTTTGTGCTCCACTGAACACCCAATACGAGCTCTTAAACATAGCAAGTACTCAATAAAAGCTTCAAATTATTGCTTGATGAGCTGCTCCAAAATCAAGCAAGGGATAGGAATAGAATTCTGATACCTTGCTCATGAATTCTACTGAAAGTTCTCCAACCCTCAGGATCATTGGCTCGCAGGTtatcaagctggaagggaccttagaaaccatctagtccaaccccatcattttaaagatggagaaactgaattccaaaatggaagtggcctgcccaaggtcacatagctagtaaggttTTCCAGGATGTATCTCAAAATATGATCAGACCACACTTAACGCCTGGCCTAAGAAAAAGAATACAGAATTTCAAAGCTAGAAAGTATTAGAGCAGTAAGTGACTTTAAAGCATAAAACACTGAGAGCTGAAAGGAAACTCAATACAAATGACAGAGTttagaaggggagagaaaaggagagaaagagaggggagaaaaggagaaagagaaaaagtgagaaagaacaTGTCAGCcatataatatagaattagaattagagatTGGAAGGGCTTTGGAATATATAATGTTAACTGAAAAGGAAATCCTAATATAGCCATAGGATATTACAACTGAGATCTTAGAGAGTATAGCATAAAATGTAAGAGCTGAAAGGAACTCTAGACATTATCTAGTCCAggggttcctaaacttttttggcctaccgccccctttccagaaaaaatattacttagccccctggaaattaattttttaaattttaataggaaagataaatgcacctgtggccatcaccgcctccctggattgctgcagcacccaccagggggcagtggtgcccactttgggaatcattgatctagtccaatccactcattctgtagataaagaaactaaggcccaaaaaGGAAATATCATTATGCTTATAAAACCATCTTTACACACTTTTAACTTGCTCACAGCTCTCTATTCTCTGCTTTGGCAAGGGCATAATTATGGGCAgttagatggcccagtggataaaggaccagtcctggaatcaggaaacctcagatactttctagatgtgtgatcctgggcaggtcacttaaccccaattccctagcccttgctattcttctaccttggaaccaatacttcatagcaaatctaattctaaaagagtttttttaaagaattaatctctttatctctctaatGAAGAAATCACCAAAAATTGGGGGTTAGAGGTAAATTGGACCTTAAAGCTTCATCAGCCAATTGATTAATGAGAGGCAAAATTCAGCATTACCTCCTCTAACACATATACTCACAATCTTTCAAGTATAAAACCAAAGCATTAGTGGGTCTTGGGAATTGAATCATTACTGTCTTAATAGGCAAGTACATTTCCAAGCTGTCCTCTTCTTCCTGGTAGCAGCTAATTAGAGAAAGCAGATGACATCAGGATGCAGCAGGGATCAGAAATGAACAGAATTCTTGATGAACAAGGCCAAAAGAATCCCTCGAGTTCCTCTATGCCTGTGTAATAGGGCTGGTGTATTCAGGTGTGAGCTTATAGGTTTGCATGCAAGATGCATTCTCAGACACCTCCATAGAGAATTCTTCTTGGACAGCTCTGTCAAATCTGTCAGCCAAAGCATGAAGGCCCAGAAGAGTTTATGTTTACTCAGCTTAGAGTTGGGGCTGAACGTGTGAATGGAAGAGCTTTGCTTCATGTGCTGGATAAAATCCAATGCTTCGAGTTCAAATAAAATGGTAACCTCAAGACCTTCCAATAGGGgaaaaaattgattatttttctttgggaTGTAAATTTAATGGATTAGGCCAATGAAGGAAGTTCAGTGACTGAGGTTTCTTCCATAAAAATAATAGTAGTCAACATTTACCTaacacttcaaggtttgcaaagtattattTATCAATAtcactatacatatatgtatataatatgtacatgtatgcatatagacataaaataataatacatgcCTGCAAGGGtcattgtggggatcaaatgacaaaaataaaaatgagattttatatattatatgatactGGGATGTGATATatgatatttgttatatataattctatgttgtgcattatatattatgtaataatagaTAATCTCATGtaatactatttatcatttacaCATGTgggtaaatacatatatatagtactttccaaacctattattatttttttatgcctttttgtaacctttgccttccatcttagaatcagtattgtgtattggttccaaagcaaaggaatagtaggcaatgggggataaatgacttgcaggatcacacagcctggaagtttctgaggttagatttgaacccaggacctcccatttctaggcctggttctcaatccactgagctacctacctgcctcctgaagttctttttttttttctcatctaatcTTCAGGACCTCCCTcggaggcaagtgctattattatccccatcttatagataaagaaaatgaaactgatagaggcaaaatgacttacccagaattaATAAATGAccaagacagaatttgaatttaggacttcttGACtataagtccagtgttctatctaatTACTATGCTCCATGAGCAACAAGCTATGAGAACTGAGCACTCATGTATgaccctattattattattattattattattatttcatttttacctttccaTTCTGTGGAATTCAGAAAAAGTCCAGGCATAAATTGTTATCTTACTATTATGCTTTTCTGTTTAATATTTGGTGAACTCTTGTGCTGGTAGATTATatgactattttaaaattaattctataaATATAGATGACTATTTTAAGATTAATTACAAGTACTAGGATGTAAATTCATCTTCTGTAGACTCATACATTTCTGGGCTAACTCCAGTAGCAGCCAGAATgaagagaataatatatatatatatatatatatatatatattgcttccttttcttacatgattttgatttcttcctggGGGTCTTTGGACAAGGAAAGCTTTTCATTCCATGTAGACTGGAAGTTCTGCTTTGCAACAcctattaaaaaatattattcttaaaaatCTTTGTGGGTCAATATTTTGAGCAAGCAATTGTCTGTTCTTCTGCTCCAATCCCAATCCTGTTCATGGGTTGGATTACTCTCCAGGAAATTTGGGTGTTCGTATTTGTGGGGTGGGGATTCTTGCATTATTGTTGTTCGTCATCAGGATAAGCAGCTTGTCCTAGTGAAAGAGAGACCACCTCCAAGACAGGGAAAGCAGGTTTTGACCTTGGACAGCTCCCTCGGGCTATAAATACCTGGGCTCTGACTGATCTGCTTTTGTATAGGGAGACCAGTGTTGTAAACCagggaagaggaaataagagagaagctGATGCAGCAGGTGAGgtgacttggaatcaagaagacctcagatacatccagctgtgtgatcctgttcaAATGACTTAGCCTTTCcaggcttcagtttctccatttggaGACTGAAGGTAGGGTGGAACTCTaggacctctaagattccttccacctCTAAGTCAATAATCCAtgacctctctgagtctcagtttccacatctgtaaataGAGGGAAGTGGATAACTTtaacccttccagctctaaatctaaaatgCTATGTATGACCTTTCTGAGTCTTTGTGTCTCCAAatgtaaagtgaaaaataatccATGTGAAATGAGAATGTGAGTACACTTAGAATCTGCCTCACAGGGCTGCTGTGAGACTCAAAACAAGATTATGCTAGTAAAGCCCTTTCCAGACAATAAAGAACTcctgttgttcagtagtttccaactcttcatgaccccatttagggttttcttggcaaagacactagagtggtttgccatttccttctccagctcattttacagatgagaaaatcaaggcaataggattaagtgattttcccaggatcgcACAGTTAGTACacatctgagaccaaatttgaactcaagttttcctgatgctctatctactacaccacctagaTATCTCTATTGAGAACTGTACAAAGAGATAATTATCATGACTATTAATCACCATTAAATTAGACTTTGTTAttataataagagcacctacatCACAGGGTTATCATGAGGATAAATGAGGTGAGtggaaaacactttgcaaacctcaaagtattATATGCTTTAATTTGCTATTATTGTTAGCAATTAATTAGATTTGCCCCTGATGTCCTAGACCACAAAGTTTCCTACTAAGAAACTTCTACCTCCACCCCCAGCTAAACACATCAGTGGAAACTTCAATTGGGATTACTTTATACAAAGGAAAATGGGATTTACTCCAGACATGTGGGAATTTATGATGAATTTTTAAAGCAGGCAGGCACAGTCTCTGGTCAAACCCTTTGAAATCCTAAGGAAGAGGTGAATGGGGAACTGAAGCAACATCCTGTGTGCATGTAGCAAAGATATCAAATCTTAATATTACATGCATAGATCCTAGAAGAGTGAGATTCTAAAATTCACATTCACTAGAGAGTATGGATGGCAATATCAGTCCACAGATTCTACCAATGTATTTGCCCTAGttcacttcttttcttctttgaatgttTGCCTACACTGCTAGTCTACATTGCAACTGTGCTTTGGATACAGCTAAATACTCCTCTTGAGTTTCCAtaaactatttttcttcttgcttcatATAACCAAATTGCACTCTATGGCTCATTGATATGCTTTACAAGAGTGCAGAATACAGAAACTCCAGCCACGAGACTATAAATGGCTGTGAAAGCCTGCTGAGTTTGGTTATTGCTTTTTTTCCTAGCTAATGTTATATGTAAAGATAGTATGGTGTATGAGAAAAAGGGCAGGGCTTGGAGTCCAGAAAAGTTGGGTTTGGATTCTGCTaatgggaccctgagcaagtcatttgaccttccTGGAACCCCAGGAAAAACCCCAGGATTTAATAGCTAAGTCTTATACAGGTtgtgtcttttgatccagccataccactgctgggtttatatcccaaagagatcataaggaaaaagacttatacaaaaatatttatagctgtgctctttgtgatggcaaaaaattggaaaatgagagaatgtctttcaactggggaatggctgaaaaaaatgtggtatctgttggtgatggaatactattgtgctgaaagaaataatgaactggaggaattccatatgaactggaatgacctccaagaagtgatgcagagtgaaaggagcagaaccaggagaaccttatacacagagactgatacactatggcacaattgaatgtaatggacttctgtactagcagcaatgcaatgatccaggacaattctgaaggacttatgagaaataacatcatccacattcagaggaagaactgtagaagcagaaacacagaagaaaaacaactgcttgatcacgtgggttgatgaagatatgattggggatgtagactaagcaaacaccctagtacaaatactaacaaatatggaaataggtcttgatcaatgacacatgtaaaacccagtggaattgctcgttggctatggaaTGGgtatgggaagaggggagggaaagaacgtgaatcatgtaaccatgggaaaatattcacaattaattaattaattaactttttcaaatttaaaaaaagtcttagGTTATGATTTATAAGTCTATCATTTTGCTCAGTCATTTTAAGTCTTGTCCAATGATCCACGACCCTATCTGAGTTTTTtgggggcaaagatactggagtaatttgccatttccttctctagttcattttacaggaagggaaactgaggaaaacagaattaagtgatttgtccagggtcatacaaaaaGTAAACAAGCTATATttaaactcataaagatgagtcttactgatttcaagcccagtgttctatctattttGCCACAAATCTCTGATAGTGGAGGGAATTCTCATTCTTGCTTCAGTGAGTTCACACCTTGAGATTCTTAGGACCACTGACCTAGTACTATAAGGGAAactagaagtcatctagtccagtcctaCTCCAATGTACACATGAAGAAACAGGTCCATTCAGTgtaagtgacttggtcaaagCCACCCATTTCTGCTGGAGGTGAAATTTCCCTATTTGCTGGAAAGTTTAGCTATTCCTAGAAAACCTCACCTGTTTGATCATTTTGCTAAAGGCATTTTTGACTTCCTTGTTCCTCAGGCTGTAGATCACAGGGTTCAACATGGGGATGACCACTGTGTAAAACACAGATGCTATCTTGTCACTGTCCATGGAGTGGCTGGAGCCAGGTTGTAAGTACATGAAGATGATTGTCCCATAGAAGATGGAGACGGCAGTAAGGTGGGAAGCACAGGTGGAGATGGCCTTCTGGCGGCCTTCAGCGGACTTCATCCTTAGGATGGCGATGAAGATGAACAGGTAGGAGATCAAGATGACCAGGAGAGTAAAGAAGACATTGAAACCAACCACAAAGAACACAACCAACTCGCTGATGTGGGTGTCAGAGCAGGAGAGAGCTAAAAGTGGGGGAATATCACAGAAAAAGTGATGGACTACATTAGAACGACAGAAAGAAAGGCTGAAGGTATCTCCGGCATGGATCGAAGCATTCAGAAAGCCACAAAAGTAGGATCCGGCGACCAGACAAAGGCACACACTCGCCGTCATGGTGGTGGTGTAATGGAGGGGCTTACACACAGCAGCATGGCGGTCGTAGGCcatggaagccaggaggtagCATTCCACTGTGGCAAACCCAACAAAGAAGAAGAACTGGGCAGCACACTCGGAGTAGGAGATGACCTTATTCCCTGAGTAGAGGGCAGCGGCCACCTTGGGAGCTACAGCGGAGGAGTAACCCAGATCAACAAAGGAAAGATTGCTGAGGAAAAAGTACATTGGTGTGTGGAGGCGGGAGTCAGACTGGATAAGCACCATCATTCCCAAGTTCCCTACAAGGGTGAAAAGATAGATGAACAAAAATACTAGGAAGAGAGGGAGGTGGAGTTTGGGGTCATCTGTCAGTCCCAAGAGAATGAACTCGGTCACTTCAGTGCTATTTCCCATGAGACTTTGCTCTCTCTTATTTCTCCTACCtatggggagaaaggaaaaggtgcCAATGAAATAgggattcagtcattcagtcattcaacaagcaattatgtgctatgtgccagacactgtgctaggtgctggggacacagaaaaaaaaaaaactaaacagccCAACTCCATTGGGTTTGACTTGCATTCTATTGAAGGAAAcgacatataaaatatatgaataaatacaaaatatagacagtaaaatatgtaaaaaggagataataataagtGGTTTACATGGTTTTCCCTGTGTCTAGATTCTGATCTTTTCTGAAATCCCTCAGCCATTATAGGAAGTAGGAGAATGGTTAGTCATTCTACAAAAGTTAtttaagagaaggggaaaaaatattggGCACAATTTGAAATCCTGAGAGCTTTAATGATTTATGGGTATTGTTTTTTCAAGCCGATCAGTGGCACAGTttatagagcactagacctgaagtcatgagtttgaatctaaccatagatacttcctagctatgttacccagggcaagtcactttcctgctgtctgcctcagtttccacatctgtaaaatgagtataataatacctacctcccaggatttttatgaggaaaaaaatgaaggaatatttataaagctctttgccaaccttcaagtgctatataaacgcAAGCTATTATTCTCAAACAAACCTTTTTTGTCTCTAGGGCATGCTTCCCACCTGACTGTTATATTACGAAACACTTGACAGTTGTATGGAAATTATTCTGAACAGTCAGCATTCCAAGTTCCATCCCCAGGAGGAGGGTAGGCTGATTGGAGAAAATTCTAACTCTTCACTAAAATAAACATATTTGagacaattttattttctatatgatTTTCCCCTTGGATTTATGCCTTTTTACTGTTATGCTGATCCATAGGTAGAGTCATAAATAAGGTGGGGTCATGGTGTAAAATTCAAAGGGAAGAGGCAAGAATACTCCAGAGTGAGATTCTTCCCCTGCCCAAACCTACCTCAACCTGCTGAAGATTGCCAAGGCATGCTCCCTCTCCCCTCATCAGTGCATGAAATCTCTTCATGTCCCAGAATAGTGCTTCTTCTCCCTAATAACTATAATGTTCTCCCTCCCCAACTAGCAATGAAAAATCCTAAAAGGGAATGAGAGGAAGGGAGTTTCCCTAGGACTACCTTCCAGGTGAGAACCTGCTGTCTGAGACTCAACTTCTATTAccctctttgtaaaatgaagtggagggATGATGAGGCTAGGTTTGATTCAGCCCCCAAGAAAGGGAACCCTTGAAAATTCATTCTTCTTTAGATGTTAGGGAAAGGATGACAGTGAGATTTGGAAAGTAAGAGAGATTTTAGAGCTTTGTTAGTTCTAAAATTCCTGAAAAGGGGTGGGATGTTAGAGATTCTCAAAAGCAGCCACAGTGACCTTCTACCCTGAAAACCTCCACTTAGCAGATGTCATCACAGAATTTTGTTGTCTGTTTTTATAACTTGTCAAAGCCATCTTggtcctaataataataattaataatgataattaataataataaataaaggcttattagatttagagctagaagggattgcCTAATccaactctttccttccttccattataaaaaaaaagccaagatcCAGAAAGAAAAGACTTAATAAATGGCAAAACTAGTATTTGAACTGCAGTTCTCTCATTCAAAGACCTCTATGTAATACCCAATGCAAACCCCAtggtagaaaaatggaaaaaaatctgaaaatgtatAGTATTATCTTGTTGGATTCCCACAATAGATATGAGGTAGGCAGGGCAGCTGATAGCATCTCTATTTTTCAGCTATGTCTAGATTCCGATCTTTCCTGAAATCCTTCAACCTTTATAGGGAGTAGGAGAATGGTTAGTCATTCCACAAAAGTTACTTTGTTATTccacaaaaggaagctgaggaACAGGCTGGctaagggatttgtccaaagtcacacagcttttaaggGACAGTAGTCAGATCTCCCAACTTCTggctcagtgttctttctacacAACCACAGTGCAACTTTTTGgtgaggcagaaaaaaaaaaaaaagacaaaaacttcTCATTAATCAAGGTATCTCTATGCCTAGAAAAAAACTCAAAGGAGATATGCTCCCTTCTGCCTCTATACCAGAAATGGGTATATCTTGATAAGTTGATAATAGCCACCACTTCCGAACTTAGGGCAGGAGCTGGAGATCTTCCA
This genomic interval carries:
- the LOC123251169 gene encoding olfactory receptor 1444-like, coding for MGNSTEVTEFILLGLTDDPKLHLPLFLVFLFIYLFTLVGNLGMMVLIQSDSRLHTPMYFFLSNLSFVDLGYSSAVAPKVAAALYSGNKVISYSECAAQFFFFVGFATVECYLLASMAYDRHAAVCKPLHYTTTMTASVCLCLVAGSYFCGFLNASIHAGDTFSLSFCRSNVVHHFFCDIPPLLALSCSDTHISELVVFFVVGFNVFFTLLVILISYLFIFIAILRMKSAEGRQKAISTCASHLTAVSIFYGTIIFMYLQPGSSHSMDSDKIASVFYTVVIPMLNPVIYSLRNKEVKNAFSKMIKQVRFSRNS